A genome region from Geodermatophilus bullaregiensis includes the following:
- a CDS encoding LLM class flavin-dependent oxidoreductase, giving the protein MTTGTEKRIGFLSFGHWQPIPGSRVRTARDALVQSVELAVAAEELGLDGAFVRVHHFARQLASPFPLLAAMAARTSRVELGTGVIDMRYENPLYTAEEAAATDLLADGRLQLGVSRGSPETALHGSEAFGYVPPEGSSDADLAREKTALFLAAVRGATVVDADPGMTGGARGRLAVQPQSPGLADRIWWGSGTRATAVWTAEQGMNLMSSTLLVEDTGVPFDELQAEQIARYRAAWADAGWEREPRVSVSRSVVPVVSDLDRAYFGSERSSSDQVGVLEGVRARFGKSYVGEPDRLAEELAKDAAVREADTLLITVPNMLGVEYNAALLENVARHVAPAIGWVPAGQR; this is encoded by the coding sequence ATGACGACCGGCACGGAGAAGCGCATCGGGTTCCTGTCCTTCGGTCACTGGCAGCCGATCCCCGGCTCCCGGGTGCGCACCGCCCGTGACGCGCTGGTGCAGAGCGTCGAGCTGGCCGTCGCCGCCGAGGAGCTCGGCCTGGACGGCGCCTTCGTCCGCGTGCACCACTTCGCCCGCCAGCTGGCCTCGCCGTTCCCGCTGCTGGCCGCCATGGCGGCGCGGACCTCCCGGGTCGAGCTGGGCACCGGCGTCATCGACATGCGCTACGAGAACCCGCTGTACACGGCCGAGGAGGCGGCGGCCACCGACCTGCTCGCCGACGGGCGCCTGCAGCTGGGCGTCAGCCGGGGATCCCCGGAGACGGCGCTGCACGGCTCGGAGGCCTTCGGCTACGTGCCGCCCGAGGGGTCCTCGGACGCCGACCTGGCCCGCGAGAAGACGGCGCTGTTCCTGGCCGCGGTCCGCGGGGCGACCGTCGTCGACGCCGACCCCGGGATGACCGGCGGCGCCCGCGGCCGGCTGGCGGTGCAGCCGCAGTCGCCGGGGCTGGCCGACCGGATCTGGTGGGGCTCGGGCACCCGTGCCACGGCCGTCTGGACCGCCGAGCAGGGGATGAACCTGATGAGCTCGACGCTGCTGGTCGAGGACACCGGCGTGCCCTTCGACGAGCTGCAGGCCGAGCAGATCGCCCGCTACCGGGCCGCCTGGGCCGACGCCGGCTGGGAGCGCGAGCCGCGGGTGTCGGTGAGCCGCAGCGTCGTCCCGGTCGTGTCCGACCTCGACCGCGCCTACTTCGGCAGCGAGCGGTCCTCCTCCGACCAGGTCGGGGTGCTGGAGGGAGTGCGCGCCCGCTTCGGCAAGAGCTACGTCGGCGAGCCCGACCGGCTGGCCGAGGAGCTGGCCAAGGACGCCGCGGTCCGCGAGGCCGACACCCTGCTGATCACGGTGCCGAACATGCTCGGCGTCGAGTACAACGCCGCGCTGCTGGAGAACGTCGCCCGCCACGTCGCCCCGGCGATCGGGTGGGTGCCCGCCGGACAGCGCTGA
- a CDS encoding DUF4333 domain-containing protein produces MTQVHDPRQPGQPPYAQPYGVPAPGYGALHGFGHGQPPTQPKRSALPKILGVIGAVVVLAGLGVGALFLFGSQQLDTAEAERQIVSITEEQTGVTVTDVSCPDDVELAAGTVTTCTAMVEGQEVTYTVEQTDDEGNVRIDGEQVFVPVADVESALTDQFASEAGLSVVSTCDAGERTVLVAADGLELTCEASLVDDPSDTGTVTALIDAEGNVTFDAS; encoded by the coding sequence ATGACGCAGGTCCACGACCCCCGCCAGCCCGGCCAGCCGCCCTACGCCCAGCCCTACGGGGTCCCGGCGCCCGGTTACGGCGCCCTGCACGGCTTCGGCCACGGCCAGCCGCCGACCCAGCCCAAGAGGAGTGCCCTCCCCAAGATCCTCGGCGTGATCGGGGCGGTCGTCGTCCTGGCCGGGCTCGGCGTCGGCGCCCTCTTCCTCTTCGGCAGCCAGCAGCTCGACACGGCCGAGGCCGAGCGGCAGATCGTCTCGATCACCGAGGAGCAGACCGGCGTCACCGTCACCGACGTCAGCTGCCCCGACGACGTCGAGCTGGCCGCCGGCACCGTCACCACCTGCACCGCGATGGTCGAGGGCCAGGAGGTCACCTACACCGTCGAGCAGACCGACGACGAGGGCAACGTCCGCATCGACGGTGAGCAGGTCTTCGTGCCGGTGGCCGACGTCGAGTCCGCGCTGACCGATCAGTTCGCCAGCGAGGCCGGCCTGTCGGTGGTCTCCACCTGCGACGCCGGTGAGCGCACCGTCCTCGTCGCCGCCGACGGCCTCGAGCTGACCTGCGAGGCCAGCCTGGTCGACGACCCCAGCGACACCGGCACCGTGACCGCCCTGATCGACGCCGAGGGCAACGTCACCTTCGACGCCTCCTGA
- a CDS encoding winged helix-turn-helix transcriptional regulator, translated as MPTTYGQFCPIAKAMEVLDERWMMLVLRELLLGSRHFNEVRRGVPRMSPTLLSKRLQTLVRAGVVQRHCEGKQVTYHLTPAGQELMPILEAIGRWGLRWMQDLHDDDLDPYYLLWDIRRSIDLEAVPDTTTVLSFSFSDVDSPVRHWWMVIRRQGVDICDFDQGHDVWAHVRTTLRTLTQLWRGDFSWSEALRSGDVVIDGQPAARRAVPRWLGRSFLADTPRPVPPDLEQVPTTPGTPRLP; from the coding sequence GTGCCCACCACCTACGGGCAGTTCTGTCCGATCGCCAAGGCGATGGAAGTGCTGGACGAGCGGTGGATGATGCTCGTCCTCCGAGAACTCCTGCTGGGCAGCCGACACTTCAACGAGGTGCGTCGCGGTGTGCCGCGGATGTCGCCGACCCTGTTGTCCAAGCGACTGCAGACCCTCGTCAGAGCCGGAGTCGTCCAGCGGCACTGCGAGGGCAAGCAGGTGACCTATCACCTGACGCCGGCGGGCCAGGAGCTCATGCCGATCCTCGAGGCCATCGGCCGCTGGGGACTGCGCTGGATGCAGGACCTGCACGACGACGACCTGGACCCGTACTACCTGTTGTGGGACATCCGACGCAGCATCGACCTGGAGGCGGTGCCGGACACCACCACGGTGCTGAGCTTCAGCTTCTCCGACGTCGACTCCCCGGTGCGGCACTGGTGGATGGTCATCCGCAGACAGGGCGTGGACATCTGCGACTTCGACCAGGGCCACGACGTGTGGGCGCACGTCCGGACCACGCTGCGCACCCTCACCCAGCTGTGGCGGGGGGACTTCAGCTGGAGCGAGGCGTTGCGGTCGGGTGACGTGGTCATCGACGGCCAACCCGCCGCTCGCCGTGCCGTTCCCCGATGGCTCGGACGGTCCTTCCTCGCCGACACCCCACGGCCCGTCCCGCCGGACCTGGAGCAGGTGCCCACCACCCCGGGGACTCCTCGGTTGCCGTGA
- a CDS encoding NlpC/P60 family protein: MLAGIEQATPRRGRRTLAAGLLAVVVGSVAADTAVAPESAPVWAAQDSTVPTGTVAASVGTDPGTATSGPLREERLTAPDRVVVRDDLGVVATFTVGSRSVALRGPQRVFAESTTTATVTTTTWVRLLTQPFTGAVDHGWLSGRLTDRSDDVLELARQYVTGAGERYDASGRRIAGDASYGPLQADGTREEGSDFNDYLGVPWTYGSRVDPPEPGQFAAMDCSGYVRTVYGYRAGVPLSLQPDGVTLPRRAVQMAESAPGAVIVPDTGRRPAGTSTLLPGDLLFFDASTDDGTLVDHVGIYLGLDSQGAARFLSSRKSADGPTMGDVRGRSTLSGTGLYATSFRSVRRL; this comes from the coding sequence ATGCTGGCTGGGATCGAGCAGGCGACACCGCGGCGCGGACGGCGGACCTTGGCAGCGGGCCTGCTCGCCGTGGTGGTGGGCTCCGTCGCAGCCGACACGGCGGTGGCCCCTGAGAGCGCCCCGGTCTGGGCCGCGCAGGACAGCACCGTCCCAACCGGCACGGTCGCCGCCTCCGTCGGCACGGACCCGGGGACGGCGACCAGCGGGCCGCTCCGCGAGGAGCGGCTGACGGCGCCGGACCGGGTCGTCGTGCGCGACGACCTCGGGGTCGTGGCCACCTTCACCGTGGGGTCACGCTCGGTGGCGCTGCGCGGCCCGCAGCGGGTCTTCGCCGAGTCGACCACCACCGCGACGGTCACGACGACGACCTGGGTGAGGCTCCTGACCCAGCCGTTCACCGGTGCGGTCGACCACGGCTGGCTGTCCGGACGACTGACCGACCGGAGCGACGACGTCCTCGAACTGGCACGGCAGTACGTCACCGGGGCCGGCGAGCGGTACGACGCCTCGGGCCGACGCATCGCCGGCGACGCCTCCTACGGCCCCCTGCAGGCCGACGGGACGCGCGAGGAGGGATCCGACTTCAACGACTACCTCGGCGTCCCCTGGACCTACGGCTCCCGCGTGGACCCGCCGGAGCCGGGGCAGTTCGCCGCCATGGACTGCTCTGGCTACGTCCGCACGGTGTACGGCTACCGCGCCGGAGTGCCCCTGTCACTCCAGCCCGACGGTGTGACACTGCCGCGGCGTGCAGTCCAGATGGCAGAGTCCGCTCCCGGGGCGGTGATCGTCCCCGACACCGGCCGGCGCCCCGCCGGCACCTCCACGCTGCTGCCAGGGGATCTGTTGTTCTTCGACGCCAGCACGGACGACGGCACCCTGGTCGACCACGTGGGCATCTACCTCGGCCTCGACTCGCAGGGAGCGGCACGCTTCCTCTCGAGCCGGAAGAGTGCGGACGGGCCGACCATGGGTGACGTCCGTGGCCGCTCCACGCTCTCGGGGACGGGCCTCTACGCGACCTCGTTCCGGAGCGTTCGGCGTCTGTGA
- the pgsB gene encoding poly-gamma-glutamate synthase PgsB, whose protein sequence is MTAGLFSLLFLVVVALGLILYWRTSVSGHRTRLDQLDVRVHVNGIRGKSTVTRLVGGVLREGGFVTVAKTTGSAARVIERRGEETPIFRRGAATINEQIDVVARHVDPEVEALVIECMAVRPLYQQYSQDYMVRSDITVITNVREDHQEEMGETLEQIADSLSLTIPRNGILITAEDRPHLRDRLRERAEERGSRLLYADPQAVGDEDMRGFDYLQFKENVAIGLAIARLLGIRRQVALQGMWKSVPDIGVVRLRWYDVLGKHILWIPLFAANDRESVVLTFETLQAQFPPGAPVMGILNNRRDRGRRAELFAQMVPTDLSSYLDHVITFGAYEEQVSRTIVELGYPADRVHLLGETVQPTLDQILATIAGLVDGPEGVLIGMVNIHTDQAELLIEYFEHLQGSEHRSELDESRDPARMPAGTRRIRRAGAHGSRTVEFPDTATDPGGDGRSGT, encoded by the coding sequence GTGACCGCCGGGCTGTTCAGCCTCCTCTTCCTGGTCGTCGTCGCCCTCGGGCTGATCCTGTACTGGCGCACGTCGGTGTCCGGGCACCGGACCCGACTGGACCAGCTCGACGTCCGTGTCCACGTCAACGGCATCCGGGGCAAGTCCACCGTGACCCGGCTGGTGGGCGGGGTCCTCCGGGAGGGCGGTTTCGTGACCGTGGCCAAGACGACGGGGAGCGCCGCTCGTGTGATCGAGCGGCGAGGCGAGGAGACGCCGATCTTCCGCCGGGGCGCGGCCACCATCAACGAGCAGATCGACGTGGTGGCCCGGCACGTGGACCCCGAGGTCGAGGCGCTGGTCATCGAGTGCATGGCGGTGCGGCCGCTCTACCAGCAGTACTCCCAGGACTACATGGTCCGCTCGGACATCACCGTGATCACGAACGTGCGCGAGGACCACCAGGAGGAGATGGGGGAGACCCTGGAGCAGATCGCCGACTCGCTGTCGCTGACCATCCCCCGCAACGGCATCCTGATCACCGCTGAGGACCGTCCGCACCTGCGGGACAGGCTGCGTGAGCGGGCCGAGGAGCGGGGCAGCCGGCTCCTCTACGCAGACCCGCAGGCGGTGGGCGACGAGGACATGCGGGGTTTCGACTACCTCCAGTTCAAGGAGAACGTGGCCATCGGTCTGGCGATCGCCCGCCTCCTCGGGATCCGGCGCCAGGTCGCGCTCCAGGGGATGTGGAAGTCCGTGCCGGACATCGGGGTCGTCCGGCTGCGCTGGTACGACGTCCTGGGCAAGCACATCCTGTGGATCCCGCTGTTCGCGGCGAACGACCGCGAGAGCGTGGTCCTGACGTTCGAGACCCTGCAGGCGCAGTTCCCGCCCGGAGCCCCGGTGATGGGCATCCTGAACAACCGCCGGGACCGTGGTCGTCGTGCCGAGCTGTTCGCCCAGATGGTCCCCACCGACCTCTCCTCCTACCTCGACCACGTGATCACCTTCGGGGCGTACGAGGAGCAGGTCAGCCGCACGATCGTCGAACTCGGTTACCCCGCCGACCGGGTCCACCTGCTCGGCGAGACGGTCCAGCCCACCCTCGACCAGATCCTGGCCACGATCGCCGGGCTCGTCGACGGACCCGAGGGTGTCCTCATCGGCATGGTCAACATCCACACCGACCAGGCCGAGTTGCTCATCGAGTACTTCGAGCACCTCCAGGGCTCCGAGCACCGCAGCGAGCTCGACGAGTCACGGGACCCCGCGCGCATGCCCGCGGGCACACGCCGGATCCGCCGTGCCGGTGCCCACGGCAGCAGGACCGTCGAGTTCCCGGACACCGCCACCGACCCCGGCGGCGACGGCCGGTCGGGGACCTGA
- a CDS encoding poly-gamma-glutamate biosynthesis protein PgsC/CapC, whose translation MHEYLFRPEVVRVALVVGVIVSMLFYERVQLTTGGAIVPAYLALHLPRPLYVATTVVAAYGTYLIVNRALARRVILYGRRKFEVEVLVGLALVMVLTLTADRLAPLDPVLLGLAGIGFLVPGILAHDMARQRPGKTVVAVLGTTAILGVFIFVYTSLIEIAPLEPGDTVGGLVSVTGFPRELVLIAAAASVLVGMFVFSRLGLRSGGFISGAYIALVAPRWLDLVFAAVVAVATWFVVVHLLMPRLLLFGRRKLATMVLVGAILGWAAEVVVVAWTGGDYVPWRGLTVITLMVPALLANDAQRQGWEKTVWGATLTSLGTFAVMNLLTAALLAGGVIDG comes from the coding sequence GTGCACGAGTACCTCTTCCGGCCCGAGGTCGTCCGCGTCGCCCTCGTCGTGGGCGTCATCGTCAGCATGCTCTTCTACGAGCGGGTCCAGCTCACGACCGGTGGCGCGATCGTGCCGGCGTACCTGGCGCTGCACCTGCCGCGACCGCTCTACGTCGCCACCACCGTCGTCGCGGCCTACGGCACCTACCTGATCGTCAACAGGGCGCTCGCGCGGCGGGTCATCCTCTACGGCCGCCGCAAGTTCGAGGTGGAGGTGCTCGTCGGCCTGGCCCTGGTCATGGTCCTGACGCTCACCGCCGACCGGCTGGCCCCGCTGGACCCGGTGCTGTTGGGCCTCGCCGGCATCGGCTTCCTCGTCCCCGGCATCCTGGCGCACGACATGGCGCGTCAGCGCCCGGGGAAGACCGTCGTCGCCGTCCTGGGGACGACGGCGATCCTGGGCGTCTTCATCTTCGTCTACACGTCCCTGATCGAGATCGCGCCGCTCGAACCCGGGGACACCGTGGGCGGCCTGGTCTCGGTCACCGGGTTCCCGAGGGAACTCGTCCTCATCGCCGCCGCGGCCAGCGTGCTGGTCGGCATGTTCGTCTTCTCCCGGCTCGGACTGAGGTCCGGGGGCTTCATCTCCGGTGCCTACATCGCCCTGGTGGCCCCGCGATGGCTGGACCTCGTCTTCGCGGCCGTCGTCGCGGTCGCCACGTGGTTCGTCGTCGTGCACCTGCTCATGCCCCGGTTGCTCCTCTTCGGGCGGCGCAAGCTGGCCACGATGGTCCTGGTGGGGGCGATCCTCGGGTGGGCTGCCGAGGTGGTCGTCGTGGCGTGGACCGGAGGTGACTACGTGCCCTGGCGCGGGCTGACCGTCATCACGCTGATGGTGCCTGCGCTGCTCGCCAACGACGCCCAGCGGCAGGGATGGGAGAAGACGGTCTGGGGGGCCACGCTGACGTCGCTGGGCACGTTCGCGGTCATGAACCTCCTCACCGCTGCGCTCCTGGCCGGCGGCGTCATCGACGGCTGA
- a CDS encoding GAF domain-containing protein, with translation MTIAPDRDALAVLPALTDPDRLATIEDTGLLTGADPAMDRLARLAAALLGAPRAFVTLVTPDRQHLAGMVRHDDPADLSRETPLNASLCQFAVATEEPLVIPDSHLDPLVRDLDPVRKGQIGAYAGVPLRTRAGHVLGTLCVVDGDARTWDESRLALLEDLTALAAHEVDQRLTLARERRLHELVEDLTREVPPLADAVHSLVELAEQQEEPRLQRYAALTRSRMEPVLALGRRLESTSSEAGRVAARGRRWVDLGRVLQNCVRSARAATGTDAIRLELPAAVLPVRCDAVGLERSVTHVLVTALHHSRGDAPVAIRIGGPTSRGAHSADDEDEPVATLHVTAEDCPVPTGELARIVARFHEATCTESGTAAPGAPARVRMTGGGVTAESGTVRGEVRRGGRLVLEARWLLEDQPTGVSRR, from the coding sequence ATGACCATCGCCCCGGACAGGGACGCCCTTGCGGTGCTCCCCGCACTGACCGATCCCGATCGGCTCGCCACCATCGAGGACACCGGCCTGCTCACCGGCGCCGACCCCGCCATGGACCGTCTGGCCCGGCTCGCCGCGGCCCTGCTCGGGGCGCCCCGGGCCTTCGTCACCCTGGTGACCCCGGACCGACAGCACCTGGCCGGGATGGTCCGGCACGACGACCCCGCCGACCTCTCCCGTGAGACCCCGCTGAACGCGTCGCTGTGCCAGTTCGCCGTCGCGACCGAGGAACCGCTGGTCATCCCCGACAGCCACCTGGACCCCCTCGTCCGGGACCTGGACCCCGTTCGCAAGGGGCAGATCGGCGCCTACGCCGGCGTGCCGCTGCGTACCAGGGCGGGCCACGTCCTGGGGACCCTGTGCGTCGTCGACGGCGACGCCCGGACCTGGGACGAGAGCCGCCTCGCGCTCCTGGAGGACCTCACGGCGCTGGCCGCGCACGAGGTGGACCAGCGGCTGACCCTGGCCCGGGAACGACGCCTCCACGAGCTCGTCGAGGACCTGACCCGTGAGGTCCCACCACTGGCCGACGCCGTGCACAGCCTCGTGGAGCTCGCCGAGCAGCAGGAGGAACCACGGCTGCAGCGCTACGCCGCGTTGACCCGGTCGCGCATGGAGCCCGTGCTCGCCCTGGGGCGCCGGTTGGAGTCGACGTCGTCCGAGGCTGGTCGCGTGGCGGCGCGCGGCCGGAGGTGGGTCGACCTCGGCAGGGTCCTGCAGAACTGTGTCCGCAGCGCCCGGGCCGCGACTGGGACCGACGCGATCCGGCTGGAGCTCCCCGCTGCGGTCCTCCCCGTCCGCTGTGACGCCGTGGGGCTCGAACGGTCGGTCACCCACGTCCTGGTGACCGCACTGCACCACTCCCGCGGGGACGCTCCCGTCGCGATCAGGATCGGCGGCCCCACGTCGCGGGGAGCTCACTCCGCGGACGACGAGGACGAACCGGTCGCCACCCTGCACGTGACCGCGGAGGACTGTCCCGTGCCCACCGGCGAGCTCGCCCGGATCGTCGCCCGCTTCCACGAGGCGACGTGCACGGAGTCCGGAACGGCAGCCCCAGGGGCCCCGGCTCGCGTCCGGATGACCGGCGGTGGGGTGACCGCGGAGAGCGGGACGGTGCGCGGCGAGGTCCGACGGGGCGGCCGGCTGGTCCTCGAGGCGCGGTGGCTCCTCGAGGACCAGCCGACCGGCGTCAGCCGTCGATGA
- a CDS encoding CapA family protein yields MAAVLVIVLAATLVLTGAGREASPAPAGAGLVARVVDETGTPLPGLRVRLSTGGETRTGEDGDLRAALPGGAQLVTASADGHLPRTQAVVPGTPTEIRLTSAAEETVSIRFGGDVMFGRRFYDHDGDGDRSDGLLPADASAADHAALLAEVRPLLEDGDVTVVNFETAVADRTWLDPTGPRPPGFHPTKDVVFASSPASAQALVQSGVDVVSLGNNHVFNALEPGLEQTMAALDAAGLAHFGAGRTVDEAWAPAVVERKGQRVAFLGCTSVQGRQHAIRYVAGDGQGGAALCSTERLEQEVRAAHASADVVVVMIHGGEEYQAQQVAPVPQLSAAAEAAGAAVVVNGHPHVVGGVRLGERALIAETMGNLLFDQRVWPTFLSYLLRVDVRDGRPVLGTVDPLFIDDYLPRPTVGVLADAAARRAAGLTPGSEARLQAPGAVFTADDPPPAGTAEQEFPAGTVARLAPGWWVQGTARQDADTQVRVGEDLLWTGSFEDMDTDPATAGAHGWSLSPSARVSEAAACSGVVGVELSRSPVSTEDVIATPEHRQLVTPGTQLSLVAEVGDASEGARLELRWYPDTRGGSTSTTAVEIPAGSHDDACRQVRIDATVPDGIVAVQPMVRLLPTLDVQFAAHLAVDDVQLVVWATPGAFGRRYPVLDVQEDTTVVLGRDGDFPEDPVAGTSTSP; encoded by the coding sequence TTGGCGGCCGTCCTGGTCATCGTGCTGGCAGCCACGCTGGTGCTCACAGGCGCCGGGCGGGAGGCCTCGCCCGCTCCGGCCGGCGCGGGGCTGGTCGCCCGGGTCGTGGACGAGACCGGCACCCCCCTGCCCGGTCTGCGTGTGCGGCTGAGCACCGGAGGGGAGACGAGGACCGGCGAGGACGGCGACCTGCGCGCCGCCCTGCCCGGAGGGGCGCAACTGGTCACCGCGAGTGCGGACGGCCACCTCCCCCGGACCCAGGCGGTCGTCCCGGGGACCCCCACGGAGATCCGGCTCACCTCAGCGGCTGAGGAGACCGTCTCGATCCGCTTCGGCGGCGACGTGATGTTCGGCCGGAGGTTCTACGACCACGATGGCGACGGTGACCGCAGTGACGGGCTGCTCCCCGCCGACGCCTCCGCGGCCGACCACGCAGCACTGTTGGCCGAGGTCCGGCCACTCCTCGAGGACGGCGACGTCACCGTGGTCAACTTCGAGACAGCAGTGGCCGACCGAACCTGGCTGGACCCGACCGGGCCTCGCCCGCCGGGGTTCCACCCGACAAAGGACGTGGTCTTCGCCAGTTCACCGGCGTCCGCGCAAGCCCTGGTGCAGTCTGGGGTCGACGTCGTGTCCCTGGGCAACAACCACGTGTTCAACGCCCTCGAACCGGGTCTCGAGCAGACCATGGCGGCCCTCGACGCGGCCGGGCTGGCACACTTCGGCGCCGGGCGGACCGTGGACGAGGCCTGGGCGCCCGCTGTCGTCGAGCGCAAGGGCCAGCGCGTGGCCTTCCTTGGCTGCACCTCGGTTCAAGGCAGACAACACGCCATCCGCTACGTCGCCGGGGACGGGCAGGGCGGCGCGGCCCTCTGCAGCACCGAGCGGCTGGAGCAAGAGGTCCGCGCTGCCCACGCGTCCGCCGACGTCGTCGTCGTGATGATCCACGGCGGCGAGGAGTACCAGGCCCAGCAGGTCGCGCCGGTCCCGCAGCTCTCCGCGGCCGCTGAGGCCGCTGGGGCGGCCGTCGTGGTCAACGGGCACCCGCACGTGGTCGGAGGAGTGCGCCTCGGGGAGAGGGCCCTGATCGCCGAGACCATGGGCAACCTGCTGTTCGACCAGAGGGTGTGGCCCACCTTCCTGTCCTACCTGCTGAGGGTCGACGTCCGCGACGGCCGGCCGGTGCTGGGCACCGTCGACCCCCTGTTCATCGACGACTACCTCCCCAGGCCGACGGTCGGGGTCCTGGCTGACGCCGCCGCCAGGAGGGCCGCCGGGCTGACCCCCGGGTCCGAGGCCCGCCTGCAGGCCCCGGGAGCGGTCTTCACGGCGGACGATCCCCCACCGGCGGGGACCGCCGAGCAGGAGTTCCCGGCCGGGACGGTGGCCCGCCTGGCACCGGGGTGGTGGGTGCAGGGAACCGCCCGGCAGGACGCCGACACGCAGGTACGGGTGGGTGAGGACCTCCTGTGGACGGGGTCGTTCGAGGACATGGACACCGATCCGGCAACTGCCGGTGCGCACGGGTGGTCCCTGAGCCCGAGCGCCCGGGTGTCGGAGGCGGCGGCCTGCTCGGGTGTGGTGGGGGTCGAGCTCAGCCGGAGCCCGGTCAGCACCGAGGACGTGATCGCGACCCCGGAGCACCGTCAGCTGGTCACGCCCGGAACCCAGCTGTCCCTCGTGGCCGAGGTCGGCGACGCCTCCGAGGGAGCCAGGCTCGAGCTGCGGTGGTACCCCGACACCCGGGGCGGCAGCACCTCGACGACCGCCGTGGAGATCCCCGCCGGTTCCCATGACGACGCGTGCCGACAGGTGCGGATCGACGCGACGGTGCCCGACGGGATCGTCGCCGTGCAACCGATGGTGCGCCTCCTCCCGACCCTCGACGTCCAGTTCGCCGCCCACCTCGCGGTGGACGACGTGCAGCTCGTCGTCTGGGCCACGCCGGGTGCGTTCGGCCGTCGGTACCCGGTCCTGGACGTCCAGGAGGACACCACGGTGGTCCTGGGCCGGGACGGCGACTTTCCCGAGGACCCGGTGGCCGGCACCTCGACGTCGCCGTGA
- a CDS encoding single-stranded DNA-binding protein, with amino-acid sequence MSATEITVIGNVVTPPSRVRTQHGSVTNFRLASTERRYDSATQGFVDGATFFVDVECWGELSGNVSHSISKGDPVIVRGVLRTHEWESEHGRRTRPVVKAEAVGLNLNRGTAEFRKTQRPSVAAPPEHEPSAAQEPVGDRDYPAGDRALYELDHAQSGVDAPLDAQPEPALH; translated from the coding sequence GTGAGCGCCACCGAGATCACCGTCATCGGCAACGTCGTCACCCCACCGAGCCGCGTCCGCACGCAGCACGGCAGCGTCACCAACTTCCGCCTGGCCTCCACCGAGCGCCGCTACGACAGCGCCACGCAGGGGTTCGTCGACGGGGCCACGTTCTTCGTCGACGTGGAGTGCTGGGGCGAGCTGAGCGGCAACGTGTCGCACAGCATCAGCAAGGGCGACCCGGTCATCGTCCGCGGGGTGCTGCGCACGCACGAGTGGGAGTCCGAGCACGGCCGCCGCACCCGGCCGGTGGTCAAGGCCGAGGCCGTGGGCCTCAACCTGAACCGGGGTACCGCGGAGTTCCGCAAGACCCAGCGCCCCTCCGTGGCCGCGCCCCCGGAGCACGAGCCGTCGGCCGCCCAGGAACCCGTCGGGGACCGGGACTACCCGGCGGGGGATCGGGCGTTGTACGAGCTGGATCACGCCCAGTCCGGCGTCGACGCCCCGCTCGACGCCCAGCCGGAGCCGGCCCTGCACTAG